A window of Rhipicephalus microplus isolate Deutch F79 chromosome 8, USDA_Rmic, whole genome shotgun sequence genomic DNA:
TTTTTCATAGTCCTTGTCCTTCAGTCCTCGTCCctcatttccgatgggggcggaaatgttgcaggcacgtgtgctcagatttgggtgcacgttaaagaaccccaggtggtgaaaatttgcggagccctccactgcggcgtctctcataatcatgtggtggttttgggacgttaaaccacaaaatcaatcaatcaatcaatcaatcaatcaatcaatcaatcaagattaaTCCGTAGCAACCTTGCACAAGTTTCAGTTCTTATGCAGTTTACGATATGTTTCAAGACAAAATTGAGAACTGCTAAATAACCAACAACAAGAACAAGGGAAGTCTAAATTTAGTTATCCTTCGATTAATATCATTTCTTTCACTGGAGACGCGTAATTCAATGGACAGCCGTTGGCTATGAAAGAACTGTGTTGCACGATACGTCAACTCCGGCGTTACTAGCGATTCATACTATAACCGGAACTCGTCACTGTAGCCCCGGTTTGTCTAATGGTGTTTACAAGATTTGGCTAGTGGCTTGAGCTTGTGGGAGTTTGCAATGGGGTCATTTGGCCAACCTCTAGGCTCTCGAAGTGCTGCAGAAACTCATTCGCGAGGAAGCGTCCATACGGTCCACAAAATACTCTATTCTGTTGGTGTTTTTCTCCGTGAAGGACGTTCGATATTCAAAAGTCCTCATGACCTGGGTCACGTGATATGGAAACATGGAAGCCAGTAGGGCCTTGGCGAATACTGTATATCTCGCTGCAAACATGCGAGTGCACTGATATGTTCAAAGAGATCACGTTTCGAGCAATCTTAGGACTAAAATTGTGCTTTTTCGGGTCTGGAAGCACCATGTGTTTGGAGACGGATAATTTGTGCATTGCCACCGTGTTATTGGCTTGATATTGGCTATTTGTCACTGATAGTCTTGCGAAAGTTATCGCCATTTGTGGTGATACCTATCATTTCCTATTTACCTATCAGTAAGCGCAAGGGTTCTATCTCCGAGATTGTTATATTTTTATGCATAAGTATGAAAAGTGTGCTCGAAGTTCCGGTACCTTTTAGCTGAAGTGAACACTACAGTCTCCTTACACAGTGAACTAACTTGGCCAAATTAACCGGCAAAAAACAAACATGAACACCGAAAGCTTGTCCTTTGAAGAGTATAAGGTTGACAAAGGTTGACAAATACTGTTGCACTAGTAAACATCTGTGCTCTTAAATAAAGGTCACTTCCTTTTCTTTTGTCTCTTACGAGAACGCTTGCAAATTGATGCAGAAGCAAACTTCTTCCTCTCGCCCGTGTTCCATTCATGATGTCCCAGAACTAAACTATGTTATGTACTCACCGTTAATACGGCCGAATGAAATATTGTACTTATTTGTCATAGAACACAAAAATTAGGCGTAAATTGCTAAAGTATGCTACAAGACCCCAACTAACACCGAAATGAAGTCAGCTGTGCACGGAAAACAAGAAATGACGTTCCGTTAAGGCTTCATAGCCACGACGCAGAAGGCAAGGCAGTACATGCTTCAGAGTTAAAATAAAATCTTCAGCCAAATGCGACGAAGGAAAACATTTTTACATTATATTCACTTGGCTGATTACCTTAACTCGGTTGCTATAGCACAGGTTTCAAAACTGTGTAAGAGGATCGTGTATGTTGTATGTGGACTTATCATTTCCAGTTCACTTTGATGGATCGAGACAGAGTGAATTATGAACCGCTTCTGCATCATCTAAATGGTACTTAAAACAAATAATGTAGAGCAAGTTGTGTCGTATTTTTTTCACCAAACTTATAGCAGAAGAGAAAAAGGATCGTAACTATTCTTCAACTTGGGAAAACTCCGCGAATGCTTATTAACGTTGCGACAAGATTATCTACTTAAAGAAAATAAGCCATCACTAACACACACTAGTAGAAGTTAGGGCAAAAATGCACCTTACACTTTTGCGAACCATGAATGAGCGGCCTGCAGTCAAGTCTTTTCGCATTGTCATGACGCAAAGATTGTATGCGTACACAAAAGCCACGATCTTGTCTTGCCCAGGTAGCGCGCCTGTTTCTGTAAAACAGGAAGTTATCCTTAGTCACTTGGCGTCTCCCTTTCGCCGCAGTTCTTCGTCTGTGATCGGCAACGCCGAGGCAGAGTCAGTTCTTTTGTCTCTTCAGGGGAAAAAAACCCTGTACCCTATGCCGCTGCAGACTATAGATCTTGCCAGTAGGTTCAGAGGGTAGGCTGTATAGCATTCGGGCACGGGTTCACGCGATTGTGTCGGGGATGGCCGTGTACCTCACTGAAGGCGGGTCCCTGAGCAAGAGTGCCTCTTTAGGGAAATGCACGCAGTGTCGGATACACCAAACGACGCCGACGATGGTGAAGATGGTGATCGACGTGCCGAAGAAGATTATGGATCCGAAGATGCCCGAATTCCGCTGGTGCCACTTGGACTGGTCGGAATCAACCACGGTAGAAGTGGTATCTCCACCAGCAATCGCCTTGGCAGTCGGGGAAGCAGCGGCGGTTGTCGTCATGGGTGCCAACGTTGTGTACGACGTCGAGGTTACCGTCGTTGCCTTTGAAAACGTTGTCGTCGTGACATCACGCGTCATGATGGTTGTCGACGTCTCGTTTGGCGGCGTTGCCGACTCCGTCCGTCCAGTTGACGTCGTCACTTGCGCGCTCGCTGACGAGGAGGCTCCAGTTGTTGTGTAGACTGGAGAAGCGGTAGACGTCGTGGTGGCTTCCCTTCTGGCGAGTTTGTCTTGCGTTATACAGTCCGTGTAGGGCTTGAAGTCACAAGCGTCGTCGGCAAACATGAGGCACGGGACGTCGTCACCCTCTTGAGACCATGCGAGTATGGGCCGACCGTGTACTGCTGAATCGTGAGCTTTCCTCAGCACACTCCAGGTCTCTGAAGTGACGTTGAATTTCCACAGCTCGCATTCCTTCCCTAGCTCCCTCCACAGCCAGAGGTTCTCGCCACCGGTCCAGGAATAGGACTTGGCCAGGGACTCCGGGTATTCGGGGTCGCCCTGATCCCACTGGGAAACAACTTTCCAGTTCTTCTCCGCGCTAAGCCCCGACGCCTTCCAGAGGACGGTGGTGGTGTTCTGGAGGGCGGAGCCATTGTGGTACTTGTCCGTGATGACGTACACTTGGTCGTTGTGgtaccacgtgtgtgtgtgcgacttCCTGGCGGGCAGCACCGGAAGCCTCGTGGAGTCGGTGACGTTTATCTGGTCGTCAACCATGAACCTTATGAGGGAGCCGGTCTTTAGATTGAGAAATTGTATTTCATCCGGTGTGCACCAGATGGCGGCCGGTACCTGCGTCAGAAAGAGGGGACCATAAAGTGCATATTTGTTTCAGTAGCGATTCAAATGAGGCTAGTTTGTGTGGAATACTAAAGAGCAAATAAATGTGATACTTTGCAGAGGTGCACACATATGAATatattctctctctcacacacacacacacacacacacacacacacacacacacacacacacacacacacacacacacacacacacacacacacacacacacacacacacacacacacacacacacacacacacacacacacacacacacacacacacacacacacacacacacacacacacacacacacacacacacacacaaacgctaAACGGAGGCGGATCTTCCACTACCATTTCGTGTTTTTCTGTGATTATTCGTCTGTGTGCACCACTTCAGCACCTTATTCCACCCTTCATTATGTGAATATGAATGTTACGAGTGTTATGCAAAAGTGTCGTCCTTGCGATTGTTCAGACTGCTTGTACTGAAGAACATTTGGCAGCTCCAATTCGACGCATCATTGGCTGCCCCTAAAAGGACACTGGCTGTAACATGTTTGGTTACGGTCGGTGTTTAGGGCACCTTATTTTCCGTGGTCACATTTTCCGTTGTCACATTTTCTGCATAGCCGGGCAGGGAGTGGGCGAATGTTCGGCGCAGCGCCACccttccctattatgtcaatgtatggggcttaATTGTGCCTCCTACCCCTCAGTCGTAATGTCCTGccccctattatgtcaatgtatgtggcTGACTTTGCGCCCATCTCCCTCCGAGTCCAAATGCCCTCCTTCTTATTATGTCAACAGGGATTACTTCGCGCCCCCTTCCTTCTTAGGTGACTAGATGCGCCACCTCTGCACCCCCTCCCCTAGTGAACATGCCTAAGGTTGTCTGCGTCACATGCTTACTGCTGCACAAGAGGCAAACACGACCCCTTCTTTGTAGGTACAATTTGGTATGTACAAGAGGGGTCAAAACTTCCCAGGCCACGCTCCCATAGGAAAacatgggatagtggcctgggaaTTTTGGACCGCCCCTCTATATGTTCCGAATTCAGCCGGTGTACGAAGCAGCAAGCATAGTTTCGTTCTATCTCGCACTTTGTCGAAAAACTTGCATGTGTGCTATATTTCTTTTCAAATCCCCTTTTGAAATTAGGTTCGGCGTGATGCTGCTGCACTTGTGCTAACCTGAATTCAGCAGCAGTACCTTTAGGGACACGTATACAATTGATTTCAATGAACACAAGATGAGCGAATGTTCTCCCAGTCCAACCACTTAGCAGTCCAGGAGAACCTCGAGGGACTTAACGgcaaaattgagttgtcatttagGACAGGCTGGTAACTATGAAGACCTTCGAATGAGGGACGCTCAAGAAATCGAGGCAAAAGACACATATATTCACTACGAAAGTGCTAAACTTCTAACCATCACGCGGGTTAATATTTGCAAAGAGATTGTGCTCAACGTGTACCTTTATATGTTACCCTGGAAAAGCTCAAAGGCTAGGCAAACGTTATTGGCCATCGAGACATCGCTACTAGTCTCGGCAGATTACTTCTGTCGCGAAGATCGATCTCTTGTAGTATATTTAGCTTAGCTTATTCAATAATAGATCAAATCTCTGAGCGAGCACCATCCGAAGAGAGCATATTTCTGAGACGAACCAGGGGCAGACCGTGACGTAACTTTTGTCGGCAAACCCCTAACTCCACATGCGCGTTACTGCGTCAGCGCGCAGCACGCCCTTTCCCTATATTGATGCTTTCTCCGCCTATAGGTAGAAGCCGTGAAATAGAGAGATGACATGCCGCGCGCTGACGCGTTGCAACGCGTACATGTGGTTAGGGCTCAATGCGTTGCGACGTGCTATCACAGCGGCAATTTGGTTTTAGTACTTCTGGGTTCTTTGCTGCCTTCACTAAGATGGTGGCCATGGCCACCTCCTTAATCGTATACGGCTTCACTATCGAGGCGTAATTTAGACGACAGCGATTCCTTCTGAACCTGCTTGGCTGCAATAGAGGATAGTACTACTCACAGGGAAGCCGCTGCGTCTCTGTTCCTGCGTGACATTCCTCCAGGCCGACACAGCGTGGGTGTGCAGGAAAGCGCGTGCACCGTCGTGCAGCAACACGTGGCGGTCGTTGGCGCACACCACTCGCCAGGCGTCGCCGCTGAGCTTCTGGGGCAGCGGAGAGTCCCGCCAGACGGCATCCTTCTTGCCGGTGCCTCTTCTGTTGCTGACCGGCGACGGCGGAGACAGCGTCCAGATCTTGGTGGCGCTGAGGGCGAAGTACGAACCGTCTTGGGATCGGTGGCCCGAGAAAGGTAGCAGCCGACAGGAGAACGGGGACGGGGTGGGTTTCGGCATCTTGACTGCAAACGCAAATGGAGGGGGGAATGGAAGGAGTGGGCCATGTTCAAGAGACTGGTCTGTGCATGCGCAGTGGTGTTGAGGTGACGCGCGCCACTCTGCTTGGAGGTCACAGTGTCGCGACAGGTGTGAATTAAGTGACACCTGGCGTCACACAGGTTTGCA
This region includes:
- the LOC142768879 gene encoding uncharacterized protein LOC142768879 isoform X2, whose amino-acid sequence is MPKPTPSPFSCRLLPFSGHRSQDGSYFALSATKIWTLSPPSPVSNRRGTGKKDAVWRDSPLPQKLSGDAWRVVCANDRHVLLHDGARAFLHTHAVSAWRNVTQEQRRSGFPVPAAIWCTPDEIQFLNLKTGSLIRFMVDDQINVTDSTRLPVLPARKSHTHTWYHNDQVYVITDKYHNGSALQNTTTVLWKASGLSAEKNWKVVSQWDQGDPEYPESLAKSYSWTGGENLWLWRELGKECELWKFNVTSETWSVLRKAHDSAVHGRPILAWSQEGDDVPCLMFADDACDFKPYTDCITQDKLARREATTTSTASPVYTTTGASSSASAQVTTSTGRTESATPPNETSTTIMTRDVTTTTFSKATTVTSTSYTTLAPMTTTAAASPTAKAIAGGDTTSTVVDSDQSKWHQRNSGIFGSIIFFGTSITIFTIVGVVWCIRHCVHFPKEALLLRDPPSVRYTAIPDTIA
- the LOC142768879 gene encoding uncharacterized protein LOC142768879 isoform X1: MAAAVISSVCFLSLLLRGTDADLTFPAVHLRAPRSRTLTGPRANAPHDVVTHPQIVKMPKPTPSPFSCRLLPFSGHRSQDGSYFALSATKIWTLSPPSPVSNRRGTGKKDAVWRDSPLPQKLSGDAWRVVCANDRHVLLHDGARAFLHTHAVSAWRNVTQEQRRSGFPVPAAIWCTPDEIQFLNLKTGSLIRFMVDDQINVTDSTRLPVLPARKSHTHTWYHNDQVYVITDKYHNGSALQNTTTVLWKASGLSAEKNWKVVSQWDQGDPEYPESLAKSYSWTGGENLWLWRELGKECELWKFNVTSETWSVLRKAHDSAVHGRPILAWSQEGDDVPCLMFADDACDFKPYTDCITQDKLARREATTTSTASPVYTTTGASSSASAQVTTSTGRTESATPPNETSTTIMTRDVTTTTFSKATTVTSTSYTTLAPMTTTAAASPTAKAIAGGDTTSTVVDSDQSKWHQRNSGIFGSIIFFGTSITIFTIVGVVWCIRHCVHFPKEALLLRDPPSVRYTAIPDTIA